The DNA region TTTCCAGGACGCGCTTCGAGTGGCCGGCGTCCGCGACCCGAATCATCGCGCGCCCCACGTTCTGCGTGGTCGTGACGTGGCTCGGGGCCACGCGCCTGAGGATTGGAAAGAGGGGGCTCGAGACCGCGTAAAAGGTTCGGTAGAGCGAGGTCTTCGATCGCACCCCCCGCAACGGTTGAACGAAGCCCGGCCGGAAGATGTAGCAGTCTAGCGTGAGTTCGAGGAGGCGGTTCTCCGTCTTCCCCTTCACGCGCGCCCACATCGTCCGTCCTCGCTCCGTGCTGTCCGCGCCTTCCCCGGAGACGTAGCAGAAAGTCATTCCCGGGTTCACACGGGCGAGGGCCTCACCCGCCGCGATCGTCAGGTCGAAGGTGGCGCGGCGATACGCCGCCTCGTCGAGCCCGGCGGAGGAAACGCCCAAACAGAAGAAGCAGGCGTCCATGCCCGCTAGGGCGTCCGTCGCGTCCCCAAAGTCGA from Gemmatimonadota bacterium includes:
- a CDS encoding epimerase, translating into MKVLLFGATGMIGAGVLIECLEDPRVESLLAVGRSPCGRTHPKFHELLRTDFLDFGDATDALAGMDACFFCLGVSSAGLDEAAYRRATFDLTIAAGEALARVNPGMTFCYVSGEGADSTERGRTMWARVKGKTENRLLELTLDCYIFRPGFVQPLRGVRSKTSLYRTFYAVSSPLFPILRRVAPSHVTTTQNVGRAMIRVADAGHSKRVLENRDIDLLAFVD